One stretch of Priestia megaterium DNA includes these proteins:
- a CDS encoding HNH endonuclease: protein MITDLQRGDFFQKGHRYRRKQIHKLYKGQEQSEISTPKAHPYIFIFTKESGSEYGTGHGWNRDKTSFFYTGEGQRGSMQLIKGNKALREHFLSGKAVYLFHYVEPGVVEFIDEVTYINHQLEIMWDSDGELREAIIFELERNPVIEEKAAKLDVSPYSTEQLRHIALGEEKKTSVYEQTAALKQYVHKRAAGICEACGESAPFIAKDGSSFLQMYYLSKLSEGGLAKPKNAAALCPNCHSRLRYGKDSEVYKEELITKINEKEAGKKNE from the coding sequence TTGATTACGGATTTACAGCGCGGAGATTTCTTTCAAAAAGGACATCGTTATCGCAGAAAACAAATTCATAAGCTTTATAAAGGACAGGAACAAAGCGAAATATCAACGCCAAAAGCGCATCCATATATTTTTATTTTCACAAAAGAAAGCGGAAGTGAATACGGAACAGGACACGGATGGAATAGAGATAAAACCTCTTTTTTCTATACGGGAGAAGGTCAAAGAGGATCGATGCAGCTCATCAAAGGCAATAAAGCGCTTCGTGAACATTTTTTATCAGGAAAAGCCGTTTACTTGTTTCACTACGTGGAGCCTGGAGTAGTCGAGTTTATTGATGAAGTGACGTATATTAATCATCAATTAGAAATTATGTGGGACTCAGACGGAGAGCTTCGTGAAGCCATTATTTTTGAACTTGAACGAAATCCTGTGATTGAGGAAAAAGCAGCAAAGCTGGATGTTTCACCTTATTCAACTGAACAGCTTCGTCATATAGCATTAGGGGAAGAAAAAAAGACAAGTGTTTATGAGCAAACGGCAGCTCTTAAACAATATGTTCACAAACGCGCAGCAGGTATTTGTGAAGCCTGCGGAGAAAGCGCGCCGTTTATCGCAAAAGATGGAAGCTCCTTTTTGCAAATGTATTATCTTTCAAAGCTGTCAGAGGGCGGACTTGCTAAGCCAAAGAACGCTGCGGCACTATGTCCCAACTGTCATAGTCGTCTACGCTACGGGAAAGATAGTGAAGTATATAAAGAAGAGCTGATTACTAAAATTAATGAAAAAGAAGCAGGAAAGAAAAATGAGTAA
- a CDS encoding iron-containing alcohol dehydrogenase, with protein sequence MTVSKLVFTPLSYTGWGSLQQLLPEVKKYHPSHILIVTDPVLKDIGLVDKVSSPLIKNGYEVDVYADTAPEPPLALGEKLVSYAKSRKFDLVVGVGGGSALDLAKLTAVLAVHDGAVEEYLNLTGTKQITKKGLPKILIPTTSGTGSEVTNISVLSLESTKDVVAHDHLLADAAIVDPELTLSVPPKVTAATGIDALTHAVEAYVSVNANPATDALALKAIRMISSSLRTAVENGEDKEARTQMSYGSYLAGLAFFNAGVAGVHALAYPLGGQFHISHGESNAVLLPYVMGYIRSSCVAKMQDIFEALGGNANSLSTEEASYQCVKQLQSLVKDVGIPQTLRGFDIPEDALQKLTEDGVQQKRILARSPLPLHEKDIRAIYESAYDGAIVEPVH encoded by the coding sequence ATGACTGTGTCAAAACTAGTTTTTACCCCTCTTAGCTATACAGGATGGGGATCACTTCAGCAACTGCTTCCGGAAGTAAAAAAATATCACCCTTCTCATATTTTAATCGTCACAGATCCTGTTTTAAAAGACATTGGACTTGTAGATAAAGTGAGTTCTCCCCTTATCAAAAATGGATACGAAGTAGATGTATATGCAGATACGGCACCAGAACCGCCTTTAGCACTTGGTGAAAAACTCGTATCCTATGCAAAAAGCCGAAAATTTGATTTAGTCGTCGGAGTTGGCGGCGGCAGCGCATTAGATTTAGCAAAGCTTACGGCCGTTTTAGCCGTTCACGACGGAGCTGTAGAAGAATACTTGAACTTAACTGGCACGAAACAAATTACGAAAAAAGGGCTTCCAAAAATTTTAATTCCTACCACCTCCGGCACGGGTTCAGAAGTAACGAACATTTCTGTCCTGTCTCTTGAAAGCACCAAAGACGTTGTTGCCCACGACCATTTGCTTGCGGACGCTGCAATTGTAGATCCCGAGCTTACGCTGAGCGTGCCTCCTAAAGTGACGGCAGCTACAGGGATTGATGCATTAACTCATGCCGTTGAAGCTTATGTGTCGGTAAATGCAAATCCAGCAACCGATGCTTTAGCACTAAAGGCTATACGCATGATTAGCTCTTCTTTAAGAACCGCTGTAGAAAACGGTGAAGATAAAGAAGCGCGAACTCAGATGAGCTACGGAAGCTATTTAGCAGGGCTTGCTTTTTTTAACGCAGGTGTTGCCGGTGTTCATGCGCTTGCTTATCCACTAGGCGGTCAGTTTCACATTTCTCACGGTGAATCAAACGCCGTATTGCTTCCATATGTGATGGGCTATATCCGCAGCAGCTGCGTGGCAAAGATGCAGGATATTTTTGAAGCCCTAGGCGGAAACGCTAACTCTTTATCAACAGAAGAAGCTTCTTATCAGTGTGTAAAACAGCTGCAGTCACTTGTCAAAGACGTCGGCATTCCTCAAACCCTTCGTGGATTTGATATTCCAGAAGATGCATTACAAAAGCTGACCGAAGATGGCGTCCAGCAAAAACGCATTCTCGCTCGCAGTCCTTTGCCTCTTCATGAAAAAGACATAAGAGCCATTTATGAATCGGCTTATGATGGTGCTATAGTAGAACCTGTGCACTAA
- a CDS encoding LLM class flavin-dependent oxidoreductase, with translation MKFALFSLIQNIPNPVTGETLTAQEKFQHVLNQAVLAEKLGFDAYGVGERHGAPFLSSSPPVVLSAIAAKTSHIRLLTTVTVLSILDPVRVAEDYATLDHLSGGRLELIIGKGNDPRHYPLFGITEEEQWESLAERYALLKQLWTEENVTWSGRYRPPLTNVTTQPRPFQPSIPVWHGSASSPLSTELAAKYGEPLFSSNSFHPQAKYKALIDHYRERFAYYGHDPSKAIVGSGASSLYISSTAEEAIRRYRPYYNAFSNTEAAKHNQSPFTSLEEIVQHGPALVGSPEQIIEKIIDYHHAYGNEVLSISVDGLNEAEQREQLERFASDIAPVLRKEIPSSVWENEKRGRDITK, from the coding sequence ATGAAATTTGCTTTATTTAGTCTTATTCAAAACATCCCAAACCCGGTTACTGGAGAAACATTAACTGCTCAAGAAAAATTTCAGCATGTGTTAAATCAAGCAGTGCTGGCAGAAAAATTAGGTTTTGATGCTTACGGAGTCGGCGAAAGACACGGAGCTCCTTTTTTGTCTTCTTCTCCTCCCGTTGTTTTAAGTGCAATCGCTGCTAAAACGTCACACATTCGTCTCCTTACTACCGTTACTGTTCTAAGCATTTTAGATCCTGTACGAGTAGCTGAAGATTACGCAACGCTTGATCACCTGTCGGGTGGACGCCTTGAACTGATTATTGGAAAAGGCAATGACCCGCGTCATTATCCGCTTTTTGGCATTACAGAAGAAGAACAATGGGAGTCTCTTGCTGAAAGATACGCTCTTTTGAAACAGCTTTGGACAGAAGAAAATGTCACGTGGAGCGGCCGGTATCGTCCGCCTTTAACTAACGTTACGACTCAGCCTCGACCGTTTCAGCCTTCTATTCCCGTTTGGCATGGAAGCGCGTCAAGCCCGCTGTCTACAGAACTTGCGGCTAAATACGGAGAGCCGCTATTTTCATCTAATTCCTTCCACCCTCAAGCTAAATATAAAGCGCTGATTGACCATTACCGCGAACGTTTTGCTTATTATGGGCATGACCCAAGCAAGGCCATCGTCGGTTCGGGGGCGAGCAGCCTATATATTTCTAGTACAGCGGAAGAAGCGATTCGCCGCTATCGCCCGTACTATAACGCATTTAGCAATACGGAAGCAGCCAAACATAATCAATCGCCGTTCACGTCACTCGAAGAGATTGTTCAACACGGCCCTGCTTTAGTAGGAAGCCCGGAGCAAATCATTGAAAAAATAATAGACTATCACCATGCTTATGGAAACGAAGTGCTGAGCATCAGCGTAGACGGTCTAAATGAAGCAGAACAGCGCGAACAGCTAGAGCGCTTTGCAAGTGATATTGCACCTGTTCTTCGAAAAGAAATTCCCAGCAGCGTGTGGGAAAATGAAAAAAGAGGCCGGGACATAACGAAATGA
- a CDS encoding DUF3231 family protein has product MSQEIPLSSSEIATLWMTYQQKTMIRRILEYFIAHAEDDQAKEIMQDTHMQVVNYIEDIKTILKNEGAAIPVGYTEKDVNVGVPKLYDKMFDIMFLRLLKEISMGLHTLHLTMSYRKDMISLYKELTAFTQSGYDKCVDYLQEKNVLPRPPAVSVPKTAKFAEGTDYMNGLHLFSSKRALNTVEVAHIYYAIESNILGMQMITGFAQVASEPEVKKYFVKGKELAKKIVSDYSKILLESDIQTPATWGAKATESKVAPFSDKLMMYCVSLFCSFGLGSNALGTAFSLRGDLPLTLVSTAKDILTYGQDGGEIMVKNGWLEEPPSMEDRNDLIK; this is encoded by the coding sequence ATGAGTCAAGAAATACCGTTAAGTTCAAGTGAAATTGCTACTCTTTGGATGACCTATCAGCAAAAGACAATGATCCGAAGAATTTTAGAATATTTTATTGCGCACGCAGAAGATGACCAAGCAAAAGAAATTATGCAAGATACGCATATGCAAGTGGTGAACTATATTGAGGATATCAAAACGATTCTAAAAAATGAAGGGGCAGCCATACCGGTAGGATACACAGAAAAAGACGTAAATGTCGGTGTTCCTAAGCTTTATGATAAGATGTTTGATATTATGTTTCTTCGCCTTTTAAAAGAAATTAGCATGGGGCTACATACGCTTCATTTAACCATGTCCTACAGAAAAGATATGATCTCTCTATATAAAGAGCTTACCGCTTTCACGCAAAGTGGCTATGACAAATGTGTAGATTATCTACAGGAAAAAAATGTGCTTCCAAGGCCTCCAGCTGTTTCAGTACCTAAAACAGCAAAGTTTGCTGAAGGTACAGATTACATGAATGGCCTCCATTTATTTTCCAGTAAACGTGCATTAAATACTGTAGAGGTAGCACATATTTATTACGCTATTGAAAGCAACATTCTTGGCATGCAAATGATTACAGGATTCGCTCAAGTAGCAAGTGAGCCTGAAGTAAAGAAGTATTTTGTAAAAGGTAAAGAGTTAGCTAAGAAAATTGTAAGTGATTATAGCAAAATTCTTTTGGAAAGCGATATCCAAACGCCTGCGACGTGGGGAGCGAAAGCGACGGAGTCAAAAGTAGCACCTTTTTCAGATAAATTAATGATGTACTGCGTGAGTTTATTCTGCAGTTTCGGGTTAGGTAGCAATGCTTTAGGCACTGCGTTTAGCTTGCGTGGAGATCTTCCTCTTACACTTGTCAGTACGGCTAAAGACATTTTAACATACGGGCAAGACGGGGGGGAAATCATGGTCAAAAACGGATGGCTTGAGGAACCTCCAAGTATGGAAGACCGAAATGATTTAATTAAATAG
- a CDS encoding DUF805 domain-containing protein, whose product MKWYIKVLKNYGVFSGRASRTEYWMFVLVNFVISFILSFIQFVIDKPLFLPVIYSLLIAVPSLAVGARRLHDTGKSGWWQLITLVPLIGGIWLIILFCQPSDPKENRFGTTAKAA is encoded by the coding sequence ATAAAATGGTATATAAAGGTATTAAAAAATTATGGGGTATTTTCTGGTCGAGCAAGCCGAACTGAATACTGGATGTTTGTGTTAGTTAACTTTGTTATTTCATTTATTCTTTCGTTCATTCAGTTTGTTATTGATAAGCCTCTTTTTCTGCCGGTTATCTATTCGTTATTGATTGCAGTCCCTTCGTTAGCGGTAGGGGCAAGAAGGCTCCACGATACGGGAAAAAGCGGATGGTGGCAGCTCATTACATTGGTTCCACTCATCGGCGGAATTTGGCTAATTATTTTATTCTGCCAGCCTAGCGATCCTAAAGAGAATCGTTTTGGTACAACGGCAAAAGCAGCATAA
- a CDS encoding DUF4275 family protein, giving the protein MKDALKKKGMFVKKLPNQGELFRKRWEHEFASALSASQKKKIYMDQFLWHAFSYEKLPCLQGEQAIQAFEQQIKNDCYLLFEHDERVLQLSKCKHLTSADLSKNTNMYLEDLYVVDEDFTWTYVITHESSCGPYFYQT; this is encoded by the coding sequence ATGAAAGATGCGTTAAAGAAAAAAGGAATGTTTGTTAAAAAATTACCGAATCAAGGAGAACTCTTTCGGAAACGGTGGGAACATGAATTTGCAAGTGCTTTAAGCGCATCGCAAAAAAAGAAAATTTATATGGACCAGTTCTTGTGGCATGCATTTAGCTATGAAAAGCTCCCTTGCTTACAAGGAGAACAAGCGATTCAAGCGTTCGAACAACAAATAAAGAACGACTGTTATTTGTTGTTTGAGCATGATGAACGGGTGCTGCAGCTATCCAAATGTAAGCATCTAACAAGCGCTGATTTAAGTAAAAATACAAACATGTATTTAGAAGATTTATATGTGGTTGATGAAGATTTCACATGGACTTACGTGATTACCCATGAAAGCTCATGTGGACCTTACTTTTACCAAACATAA
- a CDS encoding NAD(P)/FAD-dependent oxidoreductase, with translation MADKYDCVIIGGGIAGLQAAIQLGRYKRSVLVIDSNDGRSNLCKNYQNILGWPEGISGQTLRETGRKQAKSYGIQFAEDRVIHCQKEIDGFNVITNSANYEAATLLFATGVVDRVPPELQQELYPCMGKTVYVCPDCDGYEVNNRRVLVLGSGKAGASLSLTLTYWTNDITYINHDKKEIGPLADTLMQKGITYKEAAIKKVIAEAEMLKGVILENNEFIYGERGFLAFGGNKVRTELAHELGVELLENQHIIVNPRTKETNVSNVWAAGDIVAHSEQVTVAMGEGLQAAIWIHKRLLELYEK, from the coding sequence GTGGCAGACAAGTATGACTGCGTTATTATAGGTGGAGGAATTGCAGGACTTCAAGCCGCTATTCAGCTTGGAAGATATAAGCGCAGTGTATTGGTTATTGATTCAAACGATGGACGTTCCAATCTTTGCAAAAATTATCAAAATATATTGGGATGGCCTGAGGGAATAAGTGGGCAAACTCTAAGAGAAACGGGAAGGAAGCAAGCAAAAAGCTACGGCATTCAATTTGCAGAAGACCGTGTCATTCACTGTCAAAAAGAAATAGATGGGTTTAACGTCATCACAAACTCTGCTAACTACGAAGCAGCTACTTTACTGTTTGCGACGGGAGTAGTAGACCGGGTTCCGCCTGAACTTCAGCAAGAGCTATATCCCTGTATGGGAAAAACAGTATATGTATGTCCCGACTGTGACGGATACGAAGTAAATAATAGAAGGGTATTAGTACTAGGGTCGGGAAAAGCAGGAGCCAGTTTATCTCTTACGTTAACATATTGGACAAATGACATTACGTACATTAATCATGACAAAAAAGAGATTGGACCTTTAGCAGATACCTTGATGCAAAAGGGAATTACCTATAAAGAAGCGGCAATAAAAAAAGTCATAGCTGAAGCAGAAATGTTAAAAGGAGTCATCCTCGAAAACAATGAATTTATCTATGGAGAAAGAGGTTTTTTAGCGTTCGGAGGAAATAAAGTTCGAACAGAATTAGCCCATGAGCTCGGAGTAGAACTTCTAGAAAATCAGCACATTATCGTTAATCCGCGTACAAAAGAAACAAATGTTTCAAACGTGTGGGCAGCAGGAGACATTGTGGCTCATTCTGAACAAGTTACGGTAGCGATGGGAGAAGGTTTACAAGCCGCTATTTGGATACACAAACGCTTGTTAGAGCTTTATGAAAAATAA
- a CDS encoding DUF805 domain-containing protein, which translates to MKWYLHVLKNYATFQGRATRKEYWMFVLFNFIMWCVLSAIELITDMPPFLRIVYLVAVFIPSLAVTARRLHDIGRSGWWQLISIIPIAGAICLLILLCLRSESQLNRFDVPNKVA; encoded by the coding sequence ATGAAATGGTATTTACATGTACTAAAAAACTATGCAACGTTTCAAGGAAGAGCAACGCGTAAAGAGTATTGGATGTTTGTCTTATTTAATTTTATTATGTGGTGTGTGCTTTCAGCTATTGAACTTATAACAGATATGCCTCCGTTTTTGCGTATAGTTTATCTTGTTGCAGTCTTCATTCCATCTCTTGCTGTGACGGCACGCCGATTGCATGACATAGGAAGAAGCGGTTGGTGGCAGCTCATTAGTATTATTCCGATTGCCGGAGCTATTTGTCTATTAATTCTTCTTTGTCTAAGAAGTGAGTCGCAGTTAAATCGGTTTGATGTACCTAATAAAGTTGCGTAG
- a CDS encoding amino acid ABC transporter substrate-binding protein — MKKYWLFLLSIVVAVSVAGCGTNASSSAGEKKEKDVQTIVVGTGTQFPNICFIDDKGKLTGYDVEVVRAIDKELKDYKFEFKTMEFSNLLLSLESNKIDMIAHNMAQNAERKKKFLFNDETYNYSPLYVTVPKNRNDIHSLKDLEGKKMIVGATSNAAVYLDKYNQKHGNKIDVVYAGQGADDATTQLKTGRADATLATPFSIDFSNQALKFQQKTVGDIVINSKVYFMFNKKDEKLKSEVDQAIKKLKKDGTLKKLSTKWLGEDYTVQN; from the coding sequence ATGAAAAAATATTGGCTGTTTTTACTTTCAATTGTAGTAGCTGTGAGCGTGGCAGGGTGCGGCACAAACGCATCTTCAAGTGCAGGAGAAAAGAAAGAAAAAGATGTTCAAACGATTGTTGTTGGAACAGGCACTCAGTTTCCTAATATTTGCTTTATTGATGATAAAGGCAAACTGACCGGCTATGATGTAGAAGTAGTAAGAGCAATCGACAAAGAGTTAAAGGATTATAAATTTGAATTTAAAACGATGGAATTTTCAAATCTGCTTCTCAGCTTAGAAAGTAATAAAATTGATATGATTGCTCATAACATGGCTCAGAACGCTGAGCGAAAGAAAAAGTTTTTATTTAATGATGAAACATATAATTATTCTCCGCTTTATGTAACAGTTCCTAAAAATCGAAATGATATTCATTCATTAAAAGATTTAGAAGGTAAAAAAATGATTGTAGGAGCTACAAGCAATGCGGCTGTCTATCTAGACAAATACAATCAAAAACACGGCAATAAAATCGATGTAGTTTACGCCGGTCAAGGTGCGGATGATGCTACCACTCAATTAAAAACAGGCCGGGCAGATGCTACGCTTGCGACCCCATTTTCCATCGATTTTAGCAATCAAGCGCTGAAATTTCAGCAAAAAACGGTTGGAGATATCGTGATTAATTCAAAAGTGTATTTTATGTTTAACAAAAAAGACGAAAAGCTAAAATCGGAAGTCGATCAGGCGATTAAAAAGCTGAAAAAAGATGGTACGTTAAAAAAACTCAGCACAAAATGGCTAGGAGAAGACTATACGGTGCAAAATTGA
- a CDS encoding DUF805 domain-containing protein — MHWYIKALKNYATFRGRATRTEYWVFTLFGYIFAFVPYIFVAIDSLALFGAILAFAYAVAMILPSLAVTVRRLHDTGRSGWWYLINFVPVIGGIWLLILFCQRSEVTANIYDTDTQAS, encoded by the coding sequence ATGCACTGGTATATAAAAGCGTTAAAAAATTACGCGACGTTTCGAGGAAGAGCAACGCGTACGGAGTATTGGGTGTTTACATTATTTGGTTATATCTTTGCGTTCGTTCCATATATCTTTGTTGCTATTGACTCACTTGCTTTATTTGGAGCTATTTTAGCATTCGCCTATGCAGTAGCAATGATTCTGCCTTCACTTGCAGTTACTGTTCGCCGACTGCATGATACAGGAAGAAGCGGCTGGTGGTATTTAATTAACTTTGTTCCAGTTATCGGAGGCATTTGGCTGCTTATCTTATTTTGTCAAAGAAGCGAAGTAACAGCCAATATTTACGACACAGACACGCAGGCATCTTAA